Proteins encoded within one genomic window of Tepidanaerobacter syntrophicus:
- the eutC gene encoding ethanolamine ammonia-lyase subunit EutC, protein MTLFKDDEINTIVQKVLEELKDKADPDKACKTGENVQPNGEKVIEFSDITEYSLLEKVFVKNPMDEEFLLRIKKTTPARICIGRTGPRYLTIPWLRFRADHASAMDAVFSDVSEEFLNKMGLFSVQTVVKDKDEYLTRPDLGKILSEEAKEEIKKRCKMQPQIQVIVVDGLSSKAIEANVPDFLPALLEGLKTNGLDVGTPFFIKYGRVPVMDDVNEVIKADVVVELIGERPGLGTATSMSAYLCWRPKRGTVESDRNVVSNIHAGGMPPVEAGAHVASLAKKIFDKQGSGVNVGI, encoded by the coding sequence ATGACACTTTTTAAAGACGATGAAATTAATACTATAGTACAAAAAGTGTTAGAAGAATTGAAGGATAAGGCAGATCCTGACAAGGCCTGCAAAACAGGGGAAAACGTCCAACCCAATGGCGAAAAAGTCATAGAATTTTCAGATATAACTGAATACAGTTTACTCGAGAAAGTTTTTGTAAAAAATCCTATGGACGAAGAATTTCTTTTAAGGATTAAAAAAACAACACCTGCTCGAATCTGTATAGGTAGAACCGGTCCGCGCTACCTTACGATACCATGGCTTCGATTTAGAGCTGATCACGCCTCAGCTATGGACGCAGTTTTTAGCGATGTATCAGAAGAATTTTTAAACAAGATGGGATTATTCAGTGTGCAGACGGTAGTTAAAGATAAAGATGAATATCTTACACGCCCGGATCTTGGGAAAATTCTTTCCGAAGAAGCTAAAGAAGAGATAAAAAAACGGTGCAAAATGCAGCCGCAGATTCAGGTTATTGTAGTCGACGGTTTAAGCTCTAAAGCTATCGAAGCTAATGTGCCTGATTTTCTGCCCGCACTTTTAGAGGGACTTAAAACCAATGGTCTTGATGTAGGAACCCCGTTTTTCATAAAATATGGCAGAGTGCCGGTAATGGATGACGTAAATGAAGTAATAAAGGCTGATGTTGTAGTTGAGCTTATAGGCGAAAGACCCGGACTTGGGACAGCTACAAGTATGAGCGCATATCTTTGCTGGAGACCTAAACGAGGCACTGTTGAATCTGATAGAAACGTGGTCTCCAATATTCATGCAGGCGGAATGCCGCCAGTAGAAGCAGGGGCACATGTAGCCTCTCTTGCTAAGAAAAT